The Corallococcus caeni region CGGAGTAGAGCTTCTTCGCGTCGTCCACGTTCGCGATGGACACTCCCGAGTTGCCCACCTTGCCGTAGATGTCCGGCCGGTGGTCCGGGTCCTCGCCGTACAGCGTCACCGAGTCGAACGCCGTGGACAGGCGCTTCGCGGGCAGGCCGCGAGACACGTAGTGGAAGCGCTTGTTGGTGCGCTCCGGGCCGCCCTCGCCCGCGAACATGCGCGCGGGGTCCTCGCCCTCGCGCTTGAGCGGGAAGACGCCCGCGGTGAACGGGAAGGCGCCCGGCGCGTTCTCCCGCAGGAGCCACGTCAGGATGTCGCCCCAGTCCTCGTACTTGGGCAGGGCAATCTTGGGCACGCGCAGGTGCGACAGCGTCTCGCTGATGAGGTCCAGCTCGATGACCTTGTCGCGCACCTGGAACTGGTACTTGGACGCGGCGTAGCGCTTCTTCGTCGCCGGCCACTCGGCCAAGAGGCGCCGGCAGTCCGCGTGCAGGCGGCTCTCCAGGTCCTGGTACAGCGCCACCAGGTCGCCCAGGTACGCGGGCTCGCCCTCCACGCGCTCCGTCACCTGCACCACGTCGCCAGCGTCCTTGGGCTCGACGATCTCCAGCTTCTTCTTGCCCACGTTCTGGCGCAGGGCCTGGATGGTGCCGTGCAGCTGGTACATGCGCCGGGCGATGGCGGCCTGGGCGCGCACGAAGCCGTCGTAGGACTCGCAGGCCTCGACGATCTCCGCCAGGTAGCGCGTGCGCTCCGGGGGGATGATCCACTTCTTCTCGCTCATGCCGGGCGTGAGGGAGAACCGGCTGTCCAGCGTCGCGCCCGTCTTCTTCACCAGCGCGTCGATGAGGGCCCGGTAGAGCGTGTTCATGCCCGGGTCGTTGAACTGCGACGCGATGGTGCCGTACACGGGCACCGCGTCGTCGTTCAGCGTGAAGGCGTTGTGGTTGCGCTTCCACTGCTTCTTCACGTCGCGCAGCGCGTCCAGCGACCCGCGCTTGTCGAACTTGTTGATGGCGATGACGTCCGCGAAGTCGAGCATGTCGATCTTCTCGAGCTGCGTCGCCGCGCCGTACTCGGCCGTCATCACGTAGAGCGCCACGTCCGAGTGCTCGGTGATTTCGGTGTCCGACTGCCCGATGCCGGAGGTCTCCACCACGATGAGGTCGAAGCCCGCCGCCTTGCAGACTTCAATGGAGTGGGCGACGTGCCGGGACAGCGCCAGGTTGCTCTGACGGGTGGCCATCGAGCGCATGTAGACGCGCGGGTTGTCGATGGCGTTCATGCGGATGCGGTCGCCCAGGAGCGCGCCGCCGGACTTGCGCTTGGACGGGTCCACGGAGAGCACCGCCAGGGTCTTGTCCGGGAAGTCCGCCAGGAAGCGGCGCACCAGCTCGTCCACCAGGCTGGACTTGCCGGCGCCGCCCGTGCCCGTGATGCCCAGCACGGGCACCCGGGGGGCGTCCGCGACGGCGGTCTTCAGCGCGGCGCGCAGCTCCTCGCCCGCGTCCGCGAAGTTCTCCGCGATGGTGATGAGCGACGCGATGCGCTCCGGCTCGCGGGGGAGGGGCTGCTTCAGGAGGCCCTTGTAGTCCGCCGGGCGCTTCTCGAAGTCACACTGGGAGATGAGGTCGTCGATCATCCCCTGCAGGCCCATGGCGCGGCCGTCGTCCGGGGAATAGATGCGCGCGACGCCGTACTGGTGCAGCTCCTCGATCTCCGAGGGGAGGATGGTGCCGCCGCCGCCGCCGAACACCTTGATGTTCGCGCCGCGCTCGCGCAGCAGGTCGATCATGTACTTGAAGTACTCGACGTGGCCGCCCTGGTAGGACGTGAGGGCGATGCCCTGGGCGTCCTCCTGGATGGCGCAGTCCACGATTTCAGCCACGGACCGGTTGTGGCCCAGGTGGATGATCTCCGCGCCGGAGGACTGCATCAGGCGGCGCATCACGTTGATGGCCGCGTCGTGCCCGTCAAACAGGCTGGCGGCCGTGACGATGCGGACGTGGTGGCGGGGCCGGTACGGCTGGGGAGCGGTGGTCGGTTGGGGGTGTCGCACGGGCGTACACTAGGAGTGCGGTGCAGGCCCGGCAAGCGATTGAGACAGGCGTTGGCCTTTGAACGACGCGGCTTGTCAGGCCTGCGATTGCGGCAGGAACGCGCCCAGCACACGCAGTGCGGCGGAGGTGGGCGTCGCGCGGCCTTCGCGTACGGCCTGCTCCAGGACGGGCACCAGGGCGGCCACCTCGGGGTGCGCCCGCAGGGCTGCTCGCAGGCCATCGTGCACCATGGCCCACATCCAGCCCACCTGCTGCTGGGTGCGCCGGTGCTGCAGTTCTCCAGAGGCCTCGCGCTTCGCGACGACGTCCTCCACGGAGGCCCACAGCGTGTCGATGCCGGTGCCCTCCATGGCGCTGCACGTGGTGACCACCGGCTCCGCGCCGGGGCGCATCAGGTGCAGGGCGGCGCGGTACTCGGCGCGGGCCCGCGTGGCGCGCGGCAGGTTGTCGCCGTCCGCCTTGTTGATGGCCACCATGTCCGCCACTTCGAGGATGCCGCGCTTGATGCCCTGCAGCTCGTCCCCGGCGCCCGCGAGCATCAGCACCAGGTAGAAGTCCACCAGGTCCGCGACCATGGTCTCGGACTGGCCCACGCCCACCGTCTCCACCAGCACCACGTCGAAGCCCGCGGCCTCGCACAAGAGCAGCGTCTCCCGCGTCTTGCGCGCGACGCCGCCCAGCGTGCCGCTGGAGGGGCTGGGGCGGATGTACGCGGCCTGTTCCCGCGCCAGCCGGTACATGCGCGTCTTGTCGCCCAGGATGCTGCCTCCCGTGATGCTGCTGGACGGGTCGATGGCGAGCACCGCCACCTTGTGGCCGCCTCCCACCAGGTGCATGCCCAGCGCGTCGATGAAGGTGCTCTTGCCCACGCCGGGCACGCCGCTGATGCCCACGCGGCGGCTCCTGCCGGTGTGGGGCAGCAGCTTCGTGAGCACCTCCTGCGCGAGCCCGGCGTGCTTCGGGTGCTCGCTCTCCACCAGGGTGATGGCGCGCGCGAGCACCGCCCTGTCGCCCGCGCGCACGCCGTCCACGTAGGTGTCCGCGGGCAGCAGCTTCACGCCGCCTCCTGCTCGGCGGCCAGCTTGTCGAGCAGCTCGATGGCGGCCTTCGCGATGACGGTGCCCGGGCCGAAGATGGCGGCCGCTCCCGCGGCGCGAAGCGCGTCGTAGTCCTGGGGCGGGATGACGCCGCCCACCACGACCATGATGTCCTCGCGGCCCAGGGCCTTGAGCGCGTGCTTGAGCTGCGGCACCAGCGTGAGGTGGCCCGCGGCCAGCGACGACGCGCCCACCACGTGCACGTCGTTCTCCACCGCCTGGCGCGCGGACTCCTCGGGCGTCTGGAACAGCGGCCCGATGTCCACGTCGAAGCCCAGGTCCGCGAACGCGGTGGCGATGACCTTCTGTCCGCGGTCGTGGCCGTCCTGGCCCATCTTCGCGATGAGGATGCGCGGCCGGCGGCCGAAGCGCGCCAGGAAGTCATCCGCCTTCGCCCGCGCCTCCGCGATGCCCTGCGCCTGTCCCGCTTCCGCTGAATACACGCCCGTCACCCCGCGCACGGTGGCCTCGTAGCGCCCGTAGACCTTCTCCAGGGCGTCGCTGATCTCCCCCACGGTGGCCTTCGCCCGAGCCGCGTCGATGGCCAGCGCCAGGAGGTTGCCCTCGTTGCGCCGACCCGCCTCGGTGAGCGCGTCCAGGCGGCGGCGGACCTCTTCGCCGTTGCGCTCCGCGCGCAGCTCGCGCAGGCGGGCAATCTGCGCCTCGCGCACGGCGGAGTTGTCCACCTTGAGGATTTCGATGTTGTCCGCGCGCTCCGGCGGGTACTTGTTCACGCCGATGATGGCCTGGCGTCCGGAGTCGATGCGCGCCTGCGTACGCGCGGCGGCCTCCTCGATGCGCAGCTTGGGCAGGCCCGCTTCAATGGCCTTGGTCATGCCGCCCAGCGCCTCCACCTCCTGGATGTGGCCCCAGGCCTTCTGCGCCAGCTCGTGCGTGAGGCGCTCCACGTAGTAGCTGCCGCCCCACGGGTCGATGACGCGGGTGGTGCCGCTCTCCAGCTGGAGGTAGAGCTGGGTGTTGCGGGCGATGCGCGCGCTGAAGTCCGTGGGCAGCGCGATGGCTTCATCCAGCGAGTTGGTGTGCAGGCTCTGGGTGTGGCCCTGCGTCGCGGCCATGGCCTCCACGCATGTGCGCACGACGTTGTTGTAGACGTCCTGCGCGGTGAGGCTCCAGCCGGACGTCTGGCAATGGGTGCGCAGCGCCAGGCTCTTGTCGCTCTTCGGGTTGAAGCCCTTGATGAGGCGGGCCCACAGGAGGCGGGCCGCGCGCATCTTGGCCACCTCCATGAAGAAGTTCATCCCGATGGCCCAGAAGAACGACAGGCGCGGGGCGAACGCGTCCACGCCCAGGCCGGCGGCGAGGCCCGCGCGCACGTACTCCACGCCGTCCGCGAGCGTGTAGCCCAGCTCCAGGTCCTGCGTCGCGCCGGCCTCCTGCATGTGGTAGCCGCTGATGCTGATGCTGTTGAAGCGCGGCATCCGCTCCGCCGTGAACTTGAAGATGTCCCCGATGATCCGCATGGAGGGACCGGGCGGATAGATGTACGTGTTGCGGACCATGAACTCCTTGAGGATGTCGTTCTGGATGGTCCCGCTGAGCTGCTCGGGCTTCACGCCCTGCTCCTCGGCCGCGACCACGTAGAGCGCGAGCACGGGGAGGACGGCGCCGTTCATCGTCATCGACACGCTCATCTGGTCGAGCGGGATGCGGTCGAACAGGATGCGCATGTCCTTGATGGAGTCGATGGCGACGCCCGCCATGCCCACGTCACCCGCGACGCGCGGGTGGTCGCTGTCGTAGCCGCGGTGCGTGGCCAGGTCGAACGCGATGGACAGGCCCTTCTGCCCGGCCGCGAGGTTGCGGCGGTAGAAGGCGTTGGACGCCTCCGCCGTGGAGAAGCCCGCGTACTGGCGCACCGTCCACGGCTGCTGCACGTACATGGTGGAGTAGGGGCCGCGCACGAAGGGCGGCAGGCCCGGCAGCGAGCCCAGGTGCGCCACGCCCTCCAGGTCCTCGCG contains the following coding sequences:
- a CDS encoding methylmalonyl-CoA mutase family protein, translated to MRHPQPTTAPQPYRPRHHVRIVTAASLFDGHDAAINVMRRLMQSSGAEIIHLGHNRSVAEIVDCAIQEDAQGIALTSYQGGHVEYFKYMIDLLRERGANIKVFGGGGGTILPSEIEELHQYGVARIYSPDDGRAMGLQGMIDDLISQCDFEKRPADYKGLLKQPLPREPERIASLITIAENFADAGEELRAALKTAVADAPRVPVLGITGTGGAGKSSLVDELVRRFLADFPDKTLAVLSVDPSKRKSGGALLGDRIRMNAIDNPRVYMRSMATRQSNLALSRHVAHSIEVCKAAGFDLIVVETSGIGQSDTEITEHSDVALYVMTAEYGAATQLEKIDMLDFADVIAINKFDKRGSLDALRDVKKQWKRNHNAFTLNDDAVPVYGTIASQFNDPGMNTLYRALIDALVKKTGATLDSRFSLTPGMSEKKWIIPPERTRYLAEIVEACESYDGFVRAQAAIARRMYQLHGTIQALRQNVGKKKLEIVEPKDAGDVVQVTERVEGEPAYLGDLVALYQDLESRLHADCRRLLAEWPATKKRYAASKYQFQVRDKVIELDLISETLSHLRVPKIALPKYEDWGDILTWLLRENAPGAFPFTAGVFPLKREGEDPARMFAGEGGPERTNKRFHYVSRGLPAKRLSTAFDSVTLYGEDPDHRPDIYGKVGNSGVSIANVDDAKKLYSGFDLADPSTSVSMTINGPAPMLLGFFLNAAVDQQCEKWIRANGKVDEVEKKIDALYQERGLPRPRYQGELPQGNDGLGLLLLGVSGDEVLPPEVYAKIRASTLQAVRGTVQADILKEDQAQNTCIFSTEFALRVMGDIQQYFIDQKVRNFYSVSISGYHIAEAGANPISQLAFTLANGFTFVEYYLSRGMHIDDFAPNLSFFFSNGMDPEYAVLGRVARRIWAKAIRDKYGGNDRSQKLKYHIQTSGRSLHAQEIAFNDIRTTLQALLALNDNCNSLHTNAYDEAITTPTEESVRRALAIQLVINKEFGLSKNENPNQGSFIIEELTDLVEAAVLNEFRAISERGGVLGAMERMYQRSKIQEESLYYEMQKHDGTLPIIGVNTFLDPKGSPTVTPPEVIRATKDEKDYAITARDAFWKRNAKTAPAALEAVRRAALDNGNVFGALMDACKVCTLGQLSRALYEVGGQYRRNM
- the meaB gene encoding methylmalonyl Co-A mutase-associated GTPase MeaB; amino-acid sequence: MKLLPADTYVDGVRAGDRAVLARAITLVESEHPKHAGLAQEVLTKLLPHTGRSRRVGISGVPGVGKSTFIDALGMHLVGGGHKVAVLAIDPSSSITGGSILGDKTRMYRLAREQAAYIRPSPSSGTLGGVARKTRETLLLCEAAGFDVVLVETVGVGQSETMVADLVDFYLVLMLAGAGDELQGIKRGILEVADMVAINKADGDNLPRATRARAEYRAALHLMRPGAEPVVTTCSAMEGTGIDTLWASVEDVVAKREASGELQHRRTQQQVGWMWAMVHDGLRAALRAHPEVAALVPVLEQAVREGRATPTSAALRVLGAFLPQSQA
- the scpA gene encoding methylmalonyl-CoA mutase — encoded protein: MRPTVPDFSRVAFDASETQTPSPAVEKQRAHASNATRAAEAWDTPEGIPVKPLYTREDLEGVAHLGSLPGLPPFVRGPYSTMYVQQPWTVRQYAGFSTAEASNAFYRRNLAAGQKGLSIAFDLATHRGYDSDHPRVAGDVGMAGVAIDSIKDMRILFDRIPLDQMSVSMTMNGAVLPVLALYVVAAEEQGVKPEQLSGTIQNDILKEFMVRNTYIYPPGPSMRIIGDIFKFTAERMPRFNSISISGYHMQEAGATQDLELGYTLADGVEYVRAGLAAGLGVDAFAPRLSFFWAIGMNFFMEVAKMRAARLLWARLIKGFNPKSDKSLALRTHCQTSGWSLTAQDVYNNVVRTCVEAMAATQGHTQSLHTNSLDEAIALPTDFSARIARNTQLYLQLESGTTRVIDPWGGSYYVERLTHELAQKAWGHIQEVEALGGMTKAIEAGLPKLRIEEAAARTQARIDSGRQAIIGVNKYPPERADNIEILKVDNSAVREAQIARLRELRAERNGEEVRRRLDALTEAGRRNEGNLLALAIDAARAKATVGEISDALEKVYGRYEATVRGVTGVYSAEAGQAQGIAEARAKADDFLARFGRRPRILIAKMGQDGHDRGQKVIATAFADLGFDVDIGPLFQTPEESARQAVENDVHVVGASSLAAGHLTLVPQLKHALKALGREDIMVVVGGVIPPQDYDALRAAGAAAIFGPGTVIAKAAIELLDKLAAEQEAA